A single genomic interval of Daucus carota subsp. sativus chromosome 1, DH1 v3.0, whole genome shotgun sequence harbors:
- the LOC108214640 gene encoding probable rhamnogalacturonate lyase B isoform X2: protein MEMVCRKRQWELFHGIVLHLFLLAQCTVGTQRFSKKNMSDIAASPPLQLHRWDDYVVVDNGFVNITFSTPEGMVVAIQYNGIDNILEQSHTERDRGYWDVVWSKPEHPGDITDRLEGIKFSVVLEDEDQVELSFKKTYNPSLKNSGLRLNVDKRYIVLRGISGFYSYSIFEHFEGQPPIVLYQGRIVFRLQEDMFRYMAVSDDRQRIMPTEEDRKLGLPLDYPEAVLLTNPSDAFLKGEVDDKYQYSCENKDNRVHGWISANPAIGFWMITPSNEFRTAGPTKQDLTSHAGPITLSMFFSTHYAGISLGIRLGQGELWKKVFGPVFIYLNSVEDESPLELWADAKEQMLIETESWPYDFPLSEDYPYANERGTVSGRLLVSDRYINNELMTASSAYVGLAAPGNAGSWQTENKGYQFWTQTDDQGYFLIEDVRVGNYSLYAWVPGFIGDYKYELLINIRPGSKIKLKDIEYVPPRNGATLWEIGIPDRTAAEFYVPPPNPMLLNQLYVQNNAQGFRQYGLWDRYTDEYPDQDLVYTIGVSNYQIDWFFAHVNRNIGNKTYVPTTWQILFDLEEVDQNGNYTLHLALASATAAELQVRINDYNPTSPHFTTGLIGQDNAIARHGIHGLYRLYSVNVWGSLLLEGRNVIYLTQAVGVRAFRGIMYDYIRFEQPAYQD, encoded by the exons ATGGAGATGGTGTGCAGGAAGAGGCAATGGGAGCTGTTTCATGGGATTGTGTTGCACTTGTTCTTGCTTGCTCAATGCACTGTCGGAACCCA AAGATTTTCTAAAAAGAACATGAGCGATATTGCTGCTTCTCCTCCTCTTCAACTACATAGATGGGATGATTAT GTTGTGGTGGACAATGGATTTGTCAACATTACCTTTTCAACTCCAGAGGGTATGGTTGTTGCAATTCAGTACAATGGGATTGATAATATTCTTGAACAAAGTCATACAGAAAGAGATAGAGG GTATTGGGATGTTGTTTGGAGCAAGCCAGAACATCCCGGAGATATTACTGACAG GCTCGAAGGGATAAAGTTTAGTGTAGTACTAGAAGACGAAGATCAAGTAgagctttcattcaaaaaaacatataatcCGTCTCTCAAAAACAGTGGATTAAGGCTTAATGTAGACAAAAG ATACATAGTGCTCCGGGGCATCAGTGGTTTCTATTCGTACTCAATATTTGAGCACTTTGAGGGACAGCCACCTATCGTTTTGTACCAAGGAAGAATTGTGTTCAGGCTACAAGAAGATAT GTTCCGCTACATGGCGGTTTCTGATGATCGACAAAGGATTATGCCAACAGAAGAAGACCGGAAACTGGGACTACCACTTGACTATCCAGAAGCAGTGCTATTGACAAATCCATCTGATGCATTTCTTAAAGGAGAG GTGGATGATAAATATCAGTATTCATGTGAAAACAAAGACAATAGAGTACATGGATGGATATCTGCTAATCCAGCCATTGGCTTTTGGATGATTACACCAAGTAATGAGTTCCGAACTGCTGGGCCAACCAAACAAGATCTCACCTCTCACGCAGGTCCCATAACTCTATCT ATGTTCTTTAGTACTCATTATGCTGGAATATCACTGGGAATAAGATTGGGACAAGGGGAGTTATGGAAAAAGGTTTTTGGccctgtttttatttatttaaactctgtaGAGGATGAGAGTCCCCTTGAACTATGGGCAGATGCTAAAGAACAG ATGCTTATAGAAACTGAAAGTTGGCCTTACGATTTCCCGCTTTCAGAAGACTATCCTTATGCCAATGAGCGAGGCACTGTAAGTGGAAGGTTACTGGTCAGCGACAG GTACATCAACAATGAGTTGATGACTGCTAGTTCTGCTTATGTGGGATTGGCTGCACCGGGAAATGCAGGATCATGGCAAACAGAAAACAAG GGGTACCAATTTTGGACGCAAACTGATGATCAGGGGTACTTTTTGATCGAAGATGTCCGAGTTGGGAACTACAGCTTGTATGCTTGGGTACCAGGATTCATTGGTGATTATAAATACGAACTCTTAATTAACATCAGACCAG GTAgtaaaattaaactaaaagatATTGAATATGTTCCTCCAAGAAATGGTGCCACCCTTTGGGAAATTGGCATTCCTGACCGCACTGCTGCTGAGTTTTACGTGCCTCCGCCGAACCCCATGCTTCTGAATCAGTTATATGTCCAAAACAATGCACAAGG GTTCAGGCAGTATGGACTGTGGGATCGGTACACAGATGAATATCCTGATCAAGATTTAGTCTACACCATCGGGGTTAGCAACTATCAGATAGACTGGTTCTTTGCTCATGTTAACAG GAATATAGGAAACAAAACATATGTACCCACTACCTGGCAAATTTTATTTGATCTCGAAGAAGTTGATCAAAACGGAAATTATACATTGCATCTGGCATTGGCTTCTGCCACCGCAGCTGAATTACAA GTTCGGATAAATGACTACAATCCTACCAGTCCTCACTTCACGACAGGGCTCATAGGGCAGGACAATGCCATAGCAAGGCATGGGATTCATGGGTTATACAGGCTATATAGTGTTAATGTTTGGGGATCTTTGCTACTAGAAGGAagaaatgtaatatatttaacaCAAGCAGTAGGTGTTAGGGCTTTCAGAGGAATCATGTATGACTACATTCGCTTTGAACAGCCAGCTTACCAAGATTAA
- the LOC108214640 gene encoding probable rhamnogalacturonate lyase B isoform X1, whose translation MIMYWDVVWSKPEHPGDITDRLEGIKFSVVLEDEDQVELSFKKTYNPSLKNSGLRLNVDKRYIVLRGISGFYSYSIFEHFEGQPPIVLYQGRIVFRLQEDMFRYMAVSDDRQRIMPTEEDRKLGLPLDYPEAVLLTNPSDAFLKGEVDDKYQYSCENKDNRVHGWISANPAIGFWMITPSNEFRTAGPTKQDLTSHAGPITLSMFFSTHYAGISLGIRLGQGELWKKVFGPVFIYLNSVEDESPLELWADAKEQMLIETESWPYDFPLSEDYPYANERGTVSGRLLVSDRYINNELMTASSAYVGLAAPGNAGSWQTENKGYQFWTQTDDQGYFLIEDVRVGNYSLYAWVPGFIGDYKYELLINIRPGSKIKLKDIEYVPPRNGATLWEIGIPDRTAAEFYVPPPNPMLLNQLYVQNNAQGFRQYGLWDRYTDEYPDQDLVYTIGVSNYQIDWFFAHVNRNIGNKTYVPTTWQILFDLEEVDQNGNYTLHLALASATAAELQVRINDYNPTSPHFTTGLIGQDNAIARHGIHGLYRLYSVNVWGSLLLEGRNVIYLTQAVGVRAFRGIMYDYIRFEQPAYQD comes from the exons ATGATTAT GTATTGGGATGTTGTTTGGAGCAAGCCAGAACATCCCGGAGATATTACTGACAG GCTCGAAGGGATAAAGTTTAGTGTAGTACTAGAAGACGAAGATCAAGTAgagctttcattcaaaaaaacatataatcCGTCTCTCAAAAACAGTGGATTAAGGCTTAATGTAGACAAAAG ATACATAGTGCTCCGGGGCATCAGTGGTTTCTATTCGTACTCAATATTTGAGCACTTTGAGGGACAGCCACCTATCGTTTTGTACCAAGGAAGAATTGTGTTCAGGCTACAAGAAGATAT GTTCCGCTACATGGCGGTTTCTGATGATCGACAAAGGATTATGCCAACAGAAGAAGACCGGAAACTGGGACTACCACTTGACTATCCAGAAGCAGTGCTATTGACAAATCCATCTGATGCATTTCTTAAAGGAGAG GTGGATGATAAATATCAGTATTCATGTGAAAACAAAGACAATAGAGTACATGGATGGATATCTGCTAATCCAGCCATTGGCTTTTGGATGATTACACCAAGTAATGAGTTCCGAACTGCTGGGCCAACCAAACAAGATCTCACCTCTCACGCAGGTCCCATAACTCTATCT ATGTTCTTTAGTACTCATTATGCTGGAATATCACTGGGAATAAGATTGGGACAAGGGGAGTTATGGAAAAAGGTTTTTGGccctgtttttatttatttaaactctgtaGAGGATGAGAGTCCCCTTGAACTATGGGCAGATGCTAAAGAACAG ATGCTTATAGAAACTGAAAGTTGGCCTTACGATTTCCCGCTTTCAGAAGACTATCCTTATGCCAATGAGCGAGGCACTGTAAGTGGAAGGTTACTGGTCAGCGACAG GTACATCAACAATGAGTTGATGACTGCTAGTTCTGCTTATGTGGGATTGGCTGCACCGGGAAATGCAGGATCATGGCAAACAGAAAACAAG GGGTACCAATTTTGGACGCAAACTGATGATCAGGGGTACTTTTTGATCGAAGATGTCCGAGTTGGGAACTACAGCTTGTATGCTTGGGTACCAGGATTCATTGGTGATTATAAATACGAACTCTTAATTAACATCAGACCAG GTAgtaaaattaaactaaaagatATTGAATATGTTCCTCCAAGAAATGGTGCCACCCTTTGGGAAATTGGCATTCCTGACCGCACTGCTGCTGAGTTTTACGTGCCTCCGCCGAACCCCATGCTTCTGAATCAGTTATATGTCCAAAACAATGCACAAGG GTTCAGGCAGTATGGACTGTGGGATCGGTACACAGATGAATATCCTGATCAAGATTTAGTCTACACCATCGGGGTTAGCAACTATCAGATAGACTGGTTCTTTGCTCATGTTAACAG GAATATAGGAAACAAAACATATGTACCCACTACCTGGCAAATTTTATTTGATCTCGAAGAAGTTGATCAAAACGGAAATTATACATTGCATCTGGCATTGGCTTCTGCCACCGCAGCTGAATTACAA GTTCGGATAAATGACTACAATCCTACCAGTCCTCACTTCACGACAGGGCTCATAGGGCAGGACAATGCCATAGCAAGGCATGGGATTCATGGGTTATACAGGCTATATAGTGTTAATGTTTGGGGATCTTTGCTACTAGAAGGAagaaatgtaatatatttaacaCAAGCAGTAGGTGTTAGGGCTTTCAGAGGAATCATGTATGACTACATTCGCTTTGAACAGCCAGCTTACCAAGATTAA
- the LOC108204257 gene encoding retinoblastoma-related protein: MENSKPSAPESGLNPDIEARFIAFCKDGLSMDEITMTEAMKLFNESKHLLQANVSVAVGTGTPEEAELYWFVFVLYSLKRLSQRNSNDSITESDEKRVSLCQMLRAAKLNLVDFFKEIPQFIVKVGPILGNLYGADWEKRLEAKELQANFVHMSILSKYYKRAYHELFLAKDTNTDKQSAAGDGSDYHRFGWLLFLALRAHAFSRFKDLVTCTNGLVSILAILIIHVPARFRKFSVDDSSRFVKKGDKGVDLIASLCKMYETSEDELRKTMEKTNKLIEGILKKKPCLASEVKIENLDNISTDGLIYFDGLMEETTLSTNLSTLEKDYEDAICSTGDLDERLFMDAEDSVLGSSSLSGGAINISGPKRKFDSMASPTKTITSPLSPFRSPAKSVMSGNVVIGSSRIPSTPVSTAMTTAKWLRDVICPLPSKPSAELESFLSKCDRNVTHEVVRRAHIILEAIFPSSGAGDRSATGSLQSTNLMDNIWAEQRRLEAVKLYYRVLQAMCTAEAQILNANNLTSLLTNERFHRCMLACSAELVLATHKTVTMLFPVVLERTGITAFDLSKVIESFVRHEESLPRELRRHLNSLEERLLESMVWEKGSSMYNSLTVARPALSAEICRLGLLAEPMPSLDAIAIHVNMSSGVLSPVTSLQKLESSPGQNGDIRSPKRLCTEPRSVLVERNSFTSPVKDRLLATNNLKSKLLPPALQSAFSSPTRANPGGGGETCAETAISVVFAKIVKLAAVRINSMIERLQLPQQIRENVYCLFQNILMQQTALFFNRHIDQVILSCLYGVAKISQLNLTFREIIYNYRKQPQCKPQVFRSVFVDWSAARRNGKTGKDHVDIITFYNEVFIPAVKPLLVELAPGGNVKKSSQIPEAMNNNDKGQIPGSPKVSKFPSLPDMSPKKVSAAHNVYVSPLRSSKMDALNSHNSKSYYACVGESTHAYQSPSKDLTAINNHLNGPKKFRGMLNFDDVGVVSDSLVANSIYLQNGSCASSSGTPLKSEQPDA; encoded by the exons ATGGAGAATTCCAAGCCTTCAGCTCCGGAGAGTGGTTTGAATCCGGATATCGAAGCTCGATTCATTGCTTTTTGCAAG GATGGATTATCGATGGACGAGATTACTATGACTGAAGCTATGAAGCTGTTTAATGAAAGCAAGCATCTTTTGCAGGCTAATGTATCCGTAGCTGTTGGAACTGGAACG CCTGAAGAAGCAGAACTTTActggtttgtgtttgttttgtactCATTGAAAAGATTGAGCCAGCGAAATTCAAATGACTCGATTACAGAGTCGGATGAAAAAAGGGTTAGCTTATGTCAGATGTTAAGGGCCGCAAAGTTAAA TCTTGTGGATTTTTTCAAAGAAATTCCTCAGTTTATTGTTAAGGTGGGCCCAATTTTAGGTAATCTGTATGGCGCAGATTGGGAGAAGAGACTTGAG GCAAAGGAGCTGCAAGCCAATTTCGTGCATATGAGCATTTTAAGCAA GTACTATAAACGTGCATACCATGAACTTTTTCTGGCAAAGGATACAAATACTGATAAGCAATCAGCTGCTGGCGATGGGTCAGACTATCATCGTTTTGGTTGGTTGCTATTTCTAGCTCTACGTGCACATGCGTTCAGCCGGTTCAAGGACTTGGTGACTTGCACAAATGGTCTAGTTTCCATATTG GCCATTTTGATTATTCATGTCCCTGCTCGCTTCAGAAAGTTCAGCGTTGATGACTCTTCACGCTTCG TAAAGAAAGGCGACAAAGGTGTGGATTTGATTGCATCACTTTGCAAAATGTATGAGACTTCAGAAGATGAACTGAGGAAAACAATGGAGAAAACCAATAAATTAATAGAAggaattttgaagaaaaagccTTGCTTGGCCTCTGAAGTTAAAATTGAAAATCTTGACAATATCAGCACAG ATGGTTTAATTTACTTTGATGGTTTGATGGAGGAGACAACTTTATCTACTAATCTAAGTACATTAGAGAAGGACTATGAAGATGCAATTTGTAGTACAGGTGATTTAGATGAAAGACTGTTTATGGATGCTGAGGATAGTGTGCTCGGCTCAAGCAGCTTATCTGGAGGTGCCATAAATATTAGCGGTCCAAAG agGAAATTTGACTCAATGGCATCCCCAACAAAGACAATCACAAGTCCACTTTCTCCATTCCGCTCTCCTGCAAAATCTGTTATGAGTGGCAACGTTGTTATCGGCTCCTCAAGGATACCATCTACACCTGTAAGCACAGCGATGACGACAGCGAAGTGGCTTCGGGATGTTATATGTCCACTTCCATCAAAGCCTTCGGCAGAGTTGGAATCTTTCTTGTCCAAATGTGATAGGAATGTAACTCATGAGGTTGTACGTAGAGCTCATATAATATTGGAGGCTATATTTCCAAGTAGTGGTGCAGGTGACCGCAGTGCGACTGGAAGCTTGCAGAGTACAAATCTCATGGACAACATATGGGCAGAACAACGTAGATTAGAAGCGGTTAAGCTCTATTATAGGGTATTGCAAGCAATGTGTACAGCAGAGGCCCAAATTCTAAATGCAAACAATTTGACCTCTTTGCTTACTAACGAGAGGTTTCATAGGTGTATGCTGGCATGTTCTGCTGAGCTAGTTCTTGCCACTCACAAGACAGTAACAATGTTGTTTCCAGTAGTGTTAGAAAGGACTGGCATTACAGCTTTTGATCTTAGTAAGGTGATAGAAAGTTTTGTTAGACATGAGGAATCTCTTCCAAGGGAACTGAGAAGGCATCTGAATTCACTGGAAGAACGGCTTCTTGAGAGCATGGTATGGGAAAAGGGCTCTTCTATGTACAATTCTCTGACAGTAGCAAGGCCAGCCCTCTCTGCTGAAATATGCCGTCTTGGATTGTTGGCAGAGCCAATGCCATCTTTAGATGCAATCGCTATTCATGTTAATATGTCTAGTGGAGTTTTGTCTCCTGTCACATCTTTGCAAAAGCTGGAGTCATCCCCAG GTCAAAATGGAGATATTCGGTCTCCAAAAAGGCTTTGCACTGAACCTCGAAGTGTATTAGTAGAGCGTAATTCTTTTACATCACCAGTGAAGGATCGCCTTCTGGCTACCAACAACCTGAAATCAAAATTACTGCCTCCAGCTTTGCAGTCTGCATTTTCAAG TCCAACAAGGGCAAATCCAGGGGGCGGAGGGGAAACATGCGCTGAAACTGCAATTAGTGTAGTTTTTGCcaag ATTGTAAAGTTAGCTGCTGTCCGAATCAATAGTATGATTGAAAGGCTCCAATTACCGCAACAAATAAGAGAGAATGTGTACTGTCTCTTTCAGAATATCCTTATGCAGCAGACAGCTCTATTTTTTAACCGCCATATTGATCAAGTCATCCTAAGTTGTCTGTATGGAGTTGCAAAG ATTTCCCAATTGAATCTGACATTCAGAGAAATCATTTACAACTACAGAAAGCAGCCACAATGCAAACCCCAGGTTTTCCGAAGTGTATTTGTGGATTGGTCAGCAGCTCGCCGGAATGGG AAAACTGGAAAGGATCATGTTGACATTATCACATTTTACAATGAAGTATTCATCCCTGCCGTCAAGCCTCTATTGGTAGAACTTGCCCCTGGTGGAAACGTTAAAAAGAGTAGCCAGATACCAGAAGCCATGAATAACAATGACAAAG GTCAAATCCCTGGATCACCCAAAGTATCAAAGTTTCCCAGTCTCCCAGATATGTCCCCCAAAAAAGTATCAGCGGCGCACAATGTTTATGTCTCTCCACTGCGATCATCAAAG ATGGATGCTCTTAATTCACATAACTCTAAGAGTTACTATGCTTGTGTTGGAGAAAGCACTCATGCTTACCAAAGTCCTTCAAAGGATCTCACTGCCATCAATAACCACTTGAATGG TCCCAAGAAGTTTAGAGGCATGCTCAACTTTGACGACGTTGGAGTGGTTAGTGACTCTTTGGTGGCCAACAGCATCTACCTACAAAACGGGAGTTGTGCATCCTCATCCGGTACACCCTTGAAATCCGAGCAACCTGATGCCTAA
- the LOC108204258 gene encoding mitochondrial acidic protein mam33-like — MWKRAAAKSILQPWRMLASRPMASKSKANLPTAVNSMILRSLKEHYVEVSKMTPPPKVNPPSPFTVVKGSLENYGPVLTRTYGNEEINLSVMRLTNIIPAGEDDEEDGMNQLFLHVDVSKPGQSKSLLFLCGLYPDAVGIHSISMRAKSEDSGFVMDPTKYNGPRFQDFDDKMKDAIHGYIEERGITESLFPFLQAWLYVKDHRKLMGWFRSVGSYITEKKEA, encoded by the exons atgtggaaGAGAGCAGCTGCCAAATCTATACTACAGCCATGGCGCATGTTAGCATCACGGCCGATGGCGTCGAAGTCAAAGGCGAATCTCCCCACGGCGGTCAACTCAATGATTCTGCGCTCACTGAAAGAACACTATGTTGAAGTCTCCAAAATGACCCCTCCTCCT AAAGTGAACCCTCCATCACCATTCACGGTTGTGAAAGGGTCTCTTGAAAATTATGGTCCTGTTTTGACAAGGACTTACGGGAACGAGGAAATTAATCTATCCGTGATGAGGTTAACAAACATAATTCCTGCCGGTGAGGATGATGAAGAGGATGGAATGAACCAGTTATTTCTTCATGTTGATGTGTCTAAGCCAGGGCAGAGCAAGtctttgcttttcctttgtGGACTGTATCCTGATGCAGTAGGAATTCACTCAATTTCGATGAGGGCCAAGAGCGAGGATTCGGGTTTTGTCATGGACCCAACCAAATATAATGGACCTAGATTCCAGGATTTTGATGATAAGATGAAGGATGCCATTCATGGTTACATTGAGGAGCGAGGCATAACTGAAAGCCTCTTTCCATTTCTTCAAGCTTGGCTTTATGTGAAGGATCACCGGAAACTGATGGGATGGTTCAGATCAGTAGGTAGTTACATTACTGAAAAGAAAGAAGCTTAG
- the LOC108208699 gene encoding putative receptor-like protein kinase At3g47110, translating to MVFSFFPFSILFFFVLVTSARLVYSLSNNFTDEQALLSFKSSITEDPSGVLESWNNSIHFCHWTGVTCSRRRQRVTVLDLSSLNLAGTLSPHIGNLSFLRTIYLFENRFHGLIPNDIGRLFRLQDLSLGNNSFQGGFPAELHRCTDIRFINLHNNNLQGELAIDFASWSKLDFIDLSENHISGSIPPSIGNVSSLRLIYLGDNNLTGDIPWEMAHIAKLEDLDLSYNRLSGTIPLPLFNISSLYIVGLAVNMLQGTLPSDLGFTLPKLQEFYVGENKLSGPFPPSVVNASNLHYL from the coding sequence ATGGTTTTCAGCTTTTTCCCATTCAGCATTCTCTTCTTTTTTGTATTGGTAACCTCAGCAAGGTTGGTATATTCGTTGTCAAACAATTTTACTGATGAGCAAGCTCTGCTTTCATTCAAGTCCTCAATAACAGAAGACCCCTCGGGGGTGCTAGAGTCGTGGAACAATTCCATCCACTTCTGTCATTGGACAGGCGTTACATGCAGCCGCAGGCGACAGAGAGTAACAGTACTCGACCTCTCATCACTAAATTTGGCGGGTACATTGTCTCCTCATATTGGAAACCTCTCGTTCCTGAGGACAATTTACCTCTTTGAAAACCGTTTTCATGGCTTGATTCCAAATGACATTGGTCGACTGTTTCGCCTACAGGATCTTTCTCTGGGAAACAACTCTTTTCAGGGTGGATTTCCTGCCGAATTGCATCGTTGTACAGATATCAGATTCATCAATTTGCACAACAACAATCTTCAAGGAGAATTAGCTATTGACTTTGCTTCTTGGTCTAAGCTTGATTTCATTGATCTTAGCGAAAATCATATTAGTGGATCCATTCCACCATCGATAGGAAATGTATCATCACTCCGTTTGATTTATCTTGGTGATAACAATCTAACTGGTGACATACCTTGGGAAATGGCTCATATCGCAAAATTAGAGGATCTTGATTTGTCATATAACAGATTGTCGGGTACGATTCCCCTACCACTTTTTAACATATCGTCTCTCTATATTGTTGGTCTTGCCGTTAACATGTTACAAGGAACACTTccatcggatttgggcttcacCCTTCCTAAGCTGCAAGAATTTTATGTTGGTGAGAACAAACTTTCCGGACCATTTCCACCGTCAGTTGTTAATGCGTCTAATCTACATTATCTTTGA